A genomic region of Mus musculus strain C57BL/6J chromosome 7, GRCm38.p6 C57BL/6J contains the following coding sequences:
- the Iglon5 gene encoding igLON family member 5 precursor — MPPPAPGARLRLLAAAALAGLAVISRGLLSQSLEFSSPADNYTVCEGDNATLSCFIDEHVTRVAWLNRSNILYAGNDRWTSDPRVRLLINTPEEFSILITQVGLGDEGLYTCSFQTRHQPYTTQVYLIVHVPARIVNISSPVAVNEGGNVNLLCLAVGRPEPTVTWRQLRDGFTSEGEILEISDIQRGQAGEYECVTHNGVNSAPDSRRVLVTVNYPPTITDVTSARTALGRAALLRCEAMAVPPADFQWYKDDRLLSSGSAEGLKVQTERTRSMLLFANVSARHYGNYTCRAANRLGASSASMRLLRPGSLENSAPRPPGPLTLLSALSWLWWRM; from the exons GGTTGCTGTCCCAGAGCCTGGAGTTCAGCTCACCTGCGGACAACTATACAGTGTGTGAAGGTGACAACGCCACCCTCAG ctGCTTCATCGATGAGCATGTGACCCGGGTAGCCTGGCTGAACCGCTCCAACATCCTGTATGCGGGCAATGACCGTTGGACCAGTGATCCCCGGGTGCGGCTGCTCATCAACACACCCGAGGAATTCTCCATCCTCATCACCCAGGTGGGGCTTGGTGATGAGGGCCTCTACACCTGTTCCTTCCAGACCCGCCACCAGCCCTACACCACTCAGGTCTACCTCATCGTCCATG TCCCTGCCCGTATTGTGAACATCTCCTCACCCGTGGCAGTGAATGAAGGGGGCAATGTGAACCTTCTCTGCCTGGCTGTGGGAAGGCCAGAGCCCACTGTCACCTGGAGACAGCTCCGAG ACGGTTTCACCTCAGAGGGTGAGATCCTGGAAATCTCAGACATCCAGCGGGGCCAGGCCGGGGAATACGAATGCGTTACTCACAACGGAGTGAACTCGGCGCCCGACAGCCGCCGTGTGCTGGTCACAGTGAATT ATCCCCCGACCATCACAGATGTGACAAGCGCGCGCACCGCCCTGGGCCGGGCTGCCCTCCTGCGCTGTGAAGCTATGGCTGTGCCGCCGGCAGATTTCCAGTGGTACAAGGATGACAGGCT GCTAAGCAGCGGTTCTGCAGAGGGCCTCAAGGTGCAGACCGAGCGCACCCGCTCTATGCTTCTCTTCGCCAACGTGAGCGCCAGGCACTATGGCAACTACACCTGCCGTGCGGCCAACCGGCTCGGAGCGTCCAGCGCCTCCATGCGGCTCCTGC GCCCAGGATCCCTGGAGAACTCAGCTCCAAGGCCTCCAGGGCCCCTGACCCTCCTCTCTGCCCTGAGCTGGCTGTGGTGGAGAATGTAG